Proteins co-encoded in one Afipia sp. P52-10 genomic window:
- the mbfA gene encoding iron exporter MbfA, with amino-acid sequence MKAFADLTEREVLAVAISSEEEDSRIYRSFAEDLAGRYPESAKIFEEMAEEENGHRRMLLDMYERRYGPHLPPIRRGDVKGFLRRRPIWLTKNLPLDTIRKEAETMEFEAERFYAKAAEQAEDVGVRKLLGDLATMEKEHESLAARLTNTILNDDARAEEDRTRKRMFVLQYVQPGLAGLMDGSVSTLAPLFAAAFATQHNWQTFLVGLAASIGAGISMGFAEALSDDGSMTGRGSPWLRGLTCGVMTAVGGLGHTIPYLVPDAWPNAFWLATSIACIVVFFELWAIAYIRARYMDTPFLQAVFQIVLGGAIVLAVGVLIGGA; translated from the coding sequence ATGAAGGCCTTCGCCGATCTGACCGAGCGGGAGGTGCTGGCCGTCGCCATCTCCAGCGAGGAGGAAGACAGCCGCATCTACCGGAGCTTCGCCGAGGATCTTGCCGGGCGCTATCCGGAGTCGGCCAAAATTTTCGAGGAGATGGCGGAAGAGGAGAACGGCCACCGCCGCATGCTGCTCGACATGTACGAGCGCCGCTACGGGCCGCACCTGCCGCCGATCCGCCGTGGCGACGTCAAAGGCTTCCTGCGCCGACGTCCGATCTGGCTCACCAAGAACCTGCCGCTCGACACCATCCGCAAGGAAGCCGAGACCATGGAGTTCGAGGCCGAGCGGTTTTACGCGAAGGCGGCCGAGCAGGCGGAGGACGTCGGCGTGCGCAAGCTGCTCGGCGATCTCGCCACCATGGAGAAGGAGCACGAAAGCCTCGCCGCGCGGCTGACCAACACCATCCTCAACGATGACGCCCGCGCCGAGGAGGACCGCACGCGCAAGCGGATGTTCGTGCTGCAATACGTGCAGCCGGGACTCGCCGGGCTGATGGACGGCTCGGTTTCGACGCTGGCGCCGCTGTTCGCCGCCGCTTTCGCCACTCAGCACAACTGGCAGACGTTCCTGGTCGGCCTCGCCGCCTCGATCGGCGCCGGCATCAGCATGGGATTCGCCGAAGCGCTCTCCGACGACGGCTCGATGACCGGCCGCGGCTCACCCTGGCTGCGCGGCCTCACCTGCGGCGTGATGACGGCGGTCGGCGGCCTCGGCCATACCATTCCCTATCTCGTGCCGGACGCATGGCCGAACGCGTTCTGGCTGGCAACCTCGATCGCCTGCATCGTCGTGTTCTTCGAGCTGTGGGCGATCGCCTATATCCGCGCGCGCTACATGGACACACCGTTCCTGCAGGCGGTGTTTCAGATCGTGCTCGGCGGCGCGATCGTGCTTGCCGTCGGAGTCCTGATCGGCGGCGCCTGA
- a CDS encoding YdcH family protein, which produces MAIQAHLAELERKHEALENQLHDAMNHPSTDDITIIEIKRRKLQVKDEIERLRSVADGTVH; this is translated from the coding sequence ATGGCGATCCAGGCTCACCTTGCGGAACTGGAACGAAAGCATGAAGCTCTCGAAAATCAGCTTCACGACGCGATGAATCACCCGTCCACCGACGACATCACCATCATCGAGATCAAGCGCCGGAAGCTGCAGGTCAAGGATGAGATCGAACGCCTGCGCTCGGTCGCGGACGGTACCGTTCACTAG
- the purE gene encoding 5-(carboxyamino)imidazole ribonucleotide mutase, which produces MSALVAIIMGSQSDWETMRHAADTLEALGVAHECRIVSAHRTPERLFAFAKGAKAAGFKVVIAGAGGAAHLPGMAASLTELPVFGVPVESKALSGVDSLYSIVQMPAGIPVGTLAIGKAGAINAALLAASVLALNDAALAERLAAWRQHQTAAVAERPEDRS; this is translated from the coding sequence ATGAGCGCACTTGTCGCCATCATCATGGGTAGCCAGTCCGACTGGGAAACGATGCGTCACGCCGCCGACACGCTGGAGGCGCTGGGCGTCGCCCATGAGTGCCGGATCGTCTCGGCGCATCGCACGCCGGAGCGGCTGTTCGCCTTCGCCAAGGGCGCCAAGGCCGCAGGCTTCAAGGTGGTGATCGCCGGGGCCGGCGGGGCCGCGCATCTGCCGGGCATGGCCGCCTCGCTGACCGAGTTGCCAGTGTTTGGCGTGCCGGTGGAATCGAAGGCGCTGTCGGGGGTCGATTCGCTCTATTCCATTGTGCAAATGCCGGCCGGGATCCCGGTGGGAACATTGGCAATCGGCAAGGCGGGCGCTATCAACGCGGCCCTGCTCGCGGCCAGCGTGCTGGCGCTGAACGACGCGGCGCTCGCGGAACGGCTCGCCGCGTGGCGCCAACACCAGACTGCGGCCGTTGCCGAGCGGCCCGAGGATCGTTCGTGA
- a CDS encoding ABC transporter ATP-binding protein, which produces MLTTDGSVTEKLTGARAPLLRIASVTKRFGGVTAVDGLSLDIQPGEFFALLGPSGCGKTSLLRMLAGFESPDAGSILLDGADIAAVPPHQRPINMMFQSYALFPHLSVAGNIAFGLKRAGMSRAAIDERVGEMLALVQLQGLEKRRPDQLSGGQRQRVALARSLALRPRVLLLDEPLAALDKKLRQSTQAELIALRRKLGMTFIIVTHDQEEAMTVADRIGVMDKGRLVQVGTPRELYESPNSRWIASFVGDINIIEGIVVAQKGSLLTVKTADAGTVIVTGTAKPVAGMTVPIAIRPEKIRLSAETASSELANALRGDVVDIDYLGGVSVYRIKLTSGAILRVTAANLVRSEAAFFAIGQHVSLSFPPDACIVLDK; this is translated from the coding sequence TTGCTCACGACGGATGGATCGGTCACGGAAAAGCTAACCGGCGCTCGCGCACCTTTGCTGCGGATCGCCTCGGTCACCAAGCGGTTCGGCGGCGTCACCGCTGTCGATGGCCTGTCGCTCGATATTCAACCCGGTGAGTTCTTCGCCCTGCTTGGGCCGTCGGGCTGCGGCAAGACCAGCCTGTTGCGCATGTTGGCCGGCTTCGAGAGCCCGGATGCGGGCAGTATCCTGCTCGATGGCGCCGATATCGCCGCCGTGCCGCCGCACCAGCGGCCGATCAACATGATGTTCCAGAGCTACGCGCTGTTTCCGCATCTCAGCGTCGCCGGCAATATCGCCTTCGGCCTCAAGCGTGCCGGCATGAGCCGGGCGGCGATCGACGAACGCGTCGGCGAGATGCTGGCGCTGGTGCAGCTGCAGGGATTGGAGAAGCGGCGGCCGGATCAGCTCTCCGGCGGGCAGCGCCAGCGCGTCGCGCTCGCCCGCTCGCTCGCTTTGCGTCCGCGCGTGCTGCTGCTGGACGAGCCGCTCGCCGCGCTGGACAAGAAGCTGCGCCAGAGCACCCAGGCGGAGCTGATCGCGCTGCGGCGCAAGCTCGGCATGACCTTCATCATCGTCACCCACGACCAGGAGGAGGCGATGACGGTCGCCGACCGCATCGGCGTGATGGACAAGGGACGTCTCGTGCAGGTCGGCACTCCGCGTGAGCTGTATGAATCGCCGAACTCGCGCTGGATCGCGAGCTTCGTCGGCGACATCAACATCATCGAAGGCATCGTGGTCGCACAGAAGGGCAGCCTGCTGACGGTGAAGACCGCAGACGCCGGCACCGTCATCGTCACCGGCACGGCGAAGCCGGTGGCTGGCATGACCGTGCCGATCGCGATCCGTCCCGAGAAGATCCGCCTGTCCGCCGAAACCGCCTCCAGCGAACTCGCCAACGCTCTGCGCGGCGATGTGGTCGATATCGATTACCTCGGTGGCGTCTCGGTCTATCGGATCAAGCTGACCTCGGGGGCGATCCTGCGCGTCACCGCCGCCAACCTGGTGCGGTCGGAAGCCGCGTTCTTTGCGATCGGGCAGCACGTCTCGCTGTCGTTCCCGCCTGACGCCTGCATCGTGCTGGACAAGTAA
- a CDS encoding ABC transporter permease → MSAERNFSRPARIAAIAPYLWMAAFFLVPFVFILKISLSQTVIAQPPYAPAFTLAEGLQGLKTAFAQLSADNFKLLLSDSLYVASYLRSVMVAAVSTLILVLLAYPIAYGMARLPRRWQPVAMMLVIVPFWTSFLIRIYAWINILQRDGLLNDVLIALKIVDAPVVWLATDTAMYIGIVYSYLPFMVLPLFAVLSRMDAALLEAAADLGCSRLKAFWLVTLPLSLPGIGAGALLCFIPITGEFVIPDLLAGSEQMMIGQTLWGEFFTNRDWPVASAIAVVLLVVLLVPLLACDRLQRRQLEGRP, encoded by the coding sequence ATGAGCGCCGAACGCAATTTCTCGCGGCCGGCCCGGATCGCCGCGATCGCGCCCTATCTGTGGATGGCAGCATTCTTCCTGGTGCCGTTCGTCTTCATTCTCAAGATCAGCCTGTCGCAGACGGTGATCGCGCAGCCGCCCTATGCGCCGGCGTTCACGCTCGCGGAAGGATTGCAGGGGCTGAAGACCGCCTTCGCGCAGCTCTCGGCCGACAACTTCAAGCTGCTGCTGTCAGACAGCCTCTATGTGGCGTCATATCTCCGCTCGGTCATGGTGGCGGCGGTCTCGACGCTGATCCTGGTTCTGCTGGCCTATCCGATCGCCTACGGCATGGCTCGGCTGCCGCGCCGCTGGCAGCCGGTGGCGATGATGCTGGTGATCGTGCCGTTCTGGACCTCGTTCCTGATCCGCATCTATGCCTGGATCAACATCCTGCAACGCGACGGGCTTCTGAACGACGTCCTGATCGCCCTGAAGATCGTCGACGCGCCGGTGGTCTGGCTCGCCACCGATACGGCGATGTATATCGGCATCGTCTACTCCTACCTGCCGTTCATGGTGCTGCCCTTGTTCGCGGTGCTGTCGCGGATGGATGCGGCGCTGCTCGAGGCGGCGGCCGACCTCGGCTGCTCGCGATTGAAGGCGTTCTGGCTCGTGACCCTGCCGCTGTCGCTGCCCGGCATCGGCGCCGGCGCGCTGCTCTGTTTCATTCCGATCACCGGCGAGTTCGTGATCCCGGATCTGCTCGCCGGCTCCGAGCAGATGATGATCGGCCAGACGCTGTGGGGCGAGTTCTTCACCAACCGCGACTGGCCGGTGGCATCGGCCATCGCCGTCGTGCTGCTGGTGGTGCTGCTCGTGCCGCTCCTGGCTTGTGATCGGCTGCAGCGTCGCCAATTGGAGGGACGCCCATGA
- a CDS encoding YdcH family protein — translation MTDEDDVEFRAELVRLQQEHRDLDAAIAALQLSPARDLLQLQRLKKRKLQLRDRIAFIEDQITPDIIA, via the coding sequence ATGACCGACGAAGACGACGTTGAGTTTCGGGCCGAGCTCGTGCGCCTGCAGCAGGAACATCGTGACCTCGACGCGGCGATCGCCGCGCTGCAGCTCTCGCCGGCGCGCGACCTGCTGCAGTTGCAGCGGCTGAAGAAGCGCAAGCTGCAACTGCGCGACCGCATCGCCTTCATCGAAGATCAGATCACGCCCGACATCATCGCGTGA
- a CDS encoding ABC transporter permease, protein MSARALTRLSPFNVVSLAGGFAFLYLPIVILIVYSFNASRLVTVWGGWSTRWYAELFNDPAMMEAAWMSLRVGVMSATLATILGTLAALALSRGDGFRGRTLFSGMLHAPLVMPEVITGLSLLLLFVAIEAERGFWTVTAAHTTLTMCFVAVIVQSRLNGLDRSLEEAAMDLGCSPARAFFAVTLPMIAPAIAAAWMLAFTLSLDDLVIASFTTGPGASTLPIRIYSEVRLGVKPQINAICTLMVAFVAVTIVMASLVSKLSNARGESAAPL, encoded by the coding sequence ATGAGTGCGCGCGCCTTGACGCGGCTGTCGCCGTTCAATGTGGTTTCGCTGGCGGGGGGCTTTGCCTTTCTCTACCTGCCGATCGTCATCCTGATCGTCTATTCGTTCAACGCCTCGCGCCTGGTCACGGTCTGGGGCGGCTGGTCGACGCGCTGGTACGCGGAGCTGTTCAACGATCCGGCGATGATGGAGGCGGCGTGGATGAGCCTGCGCGTCGGCGTGATGTCGGCGACGCTCGCCACCATCCTCGGCACGCTGGCGGCGCTGGCGCTGTCGCGCGGCGACGGTTTCCGTGGCCGCACGCTGTTCTCGGGCATGCTGCATGCGCCGCTGGTGATGCCGGAAGTCATCACCGGCCTGTCGCTGCTGCTGCTGTTCGTGGCGATTGAGGCCGAGCGCGGCTTCTGGACGGTCACGGCGGCGCACACCACGCTGACCATGTGCTTCGTCGCAGTGATCGTGCAGTCGCGCCTGAACGGGCTCGACCGCAGCCTGGAGGAGGCGGCGATGGACCTCGGCTGCTCGCCGGCGCGGGCGTTCTTCGCGGTGACGCTGCCGATGATCGCGCCCGCGATCGCGGCGGCCTGGATGCTGGCGTTCACGCTGTCGCTGGACGATCTGGTGATCGCGAGCTTCACCACCGGGCCCGGCGCATCGACCCTGCCGATCCGCATCTATTCGGAGGTGCGGCTCGGCGTGAAGCCGCAGATCAACGCCATCTGCACGCTGATGGTCGCCTTCGTCGCGGTGACGATCGTGATGGCCTCGCTGGTGTCGAAGCTGTCCAACGCGCGCGGCGAGAGCGCGGCCCCGCTCTGA
- the rpsU gene encoding 30S ribosomal protein S21: MQVLVRDNNVDQALKALKKKMQREGIFREMKLRGHYEKPSEKKAREKAEAVRRARKLARKKLQREGLLPMKPKTDARAGAGRGPGAGPRGPRA; this comes from the coding sequence GTGCAGGTTCTCGTTCGCGATAACAATGTCGACCAGGCTCTCAAGGCGCTGAAGAAGAAGATGCAGCGCGAGGGTATCTTCCGCGAGATGAAGCTTCGCGGACATTACGAAAAGCCCTCCGAGAAGAAGGCCCGCGAGAAGGCGGAAGCCGTTCGCCGCGCGCGCAAGCTCGCCCGCAAGAAGCTGCAGCGCGAAGGCCTGCTGCCGATGAAGCCGAAGACCGACGCGCGCGCCGGTGCCGGCCGTGGCCCGGGCGCAGGTCCGCGCGGTCCGCGCGCCTAA
- a CDS encoding GGDEF domain-containing protein produces the protein MPRKAAPSSPRSPARRGRAAKAPGKPAATRAPKASSAAASRRDPAAVIEALTRRLARARRQIAALEARADTDALLDIPNRRGFERELKRAIAYLRRYRASAALLIADVDRLKPVNDTFGHAAGDHMLKAIVSVLAANTRQSDVLARLGGDEFAMLLWNLSEQDAQAKASALERAVDGAVCDYRGRVLRLGVSLGITMLGADDDVQAVLERADQAMYARKQARGRSRKPRKQSPRLTR, from the coding sequence GTGCCCCGCAAAGCTGCTCCATCCTCCCCCCGTTCCCCCGCACGCCGCGGCCGCGCCGCCAAGGCGCCGGGCAAGCCGGCCGCGACGCGCGCGCCGAAGGCTTCTTCTGCCGCGGCCTCGCGACGCGACCCGGCGGCGGTGATCGAGGCGCTGACCCGCCGGCTGGCGCGGGCGCGGCGGCAGATCGCGGCGCTCGAGGCGCGGGCCGATACCGATGCCTTGCTCGACATTCCGAACCGGCGCGGCTTCGAGCGCGAACTGAAGCGGGCGATTGCCTATCTGCGGCGGTATCGCGCGTCGGCGGCGCTGCTGATCGCCGATGTCGATCGGCTGAAGCCGGTCAACGATACCTTCGGGCATGCCGCAGGCGACCACATGCTGAAGGCGATCGTCAGTGTGCTGGCCGCGAACACCCGCCAGTCGGACGTGCTGGCCCGGCTCGGCGGCGACGAGTTCGCGATGCTGCTGTGGAATCTCAGCGAGCAGGATGCGCAGGCGAAGGCGAGCGCGCTGGAGCGGGCCGTGGATGGCGCGGTGTGCGACTACCGCGGACGGGTGCTGCGGCTCGGCGTGTCGCTCGGCATCACCATGCTGGGTGCCGACGACGATGTGCAGGCGGTGCTCGAGCGCGCCGATCAGGCGATGTACGCGCGCAAGCAGGCGCGTGGCCGCAGCCGCAAACCGCGCAAGCAGAGTCCGCGTCTCACGCGATGA
- a CDS encoding 5-(carboxyamino)imidazole ribonucleotide synthase, translated as MTAPSKVKLNPGDTIGILGGGQLGRMLALAAARLGLKCHVYSPDPDSPAFDVVQRATCAEYADVAALELFAADVDVVTYEFENVPSGTAMILAARRPVLPDPAVLQITQDRLAEKDFVRKLGIGTADYADVTSLEGLKQAVLKIGLPAVLKTRRFGYDGKGQVLIRASNGLKEIWDELGTHAAILEAFVPFEREISVVAARGFDGHVECYDVTENEHRDHILKFSHVPANIPDELAAQARDITRRIADAFDYTGVLAVEMFVQNGTELLVNEIAPRVHNSGHWTLDGASVSQFEQHIRAIAGWPLAPQQRHGAVTMTNLIGSDIEGYADWLAKPGATVHLYGKGPAREGRKMGHVTEVRPAEKPAKTPV; from the coding sequence GTGACTGCTCCAAGCAAAGTGAAGCTCAATCCTGGCGACACGATCGGGATTCTGGGTGGCGGCCAGTTGGGGCGCATGCTGGCGCTTGCCGCCGCGCGTCTCGGCCTGAAGTGCCACGTCTATTCGCCCGATCCGGATTCGCCCGCATTCGATGTGGTGCAGCGCGCGACCTGCGCCGAATATGCCGATGTGGCCGCGCTCGAACTGTTCGCCGCCGACGTCGATGTGGTGACCTACGAATTCGAGAACGTGCCGTCGGGAACCGCAATGATCCTCGCCGCGCGGCGGCCGGTGCTGCCGGATCCCGCGGTGCTGCAGATCACCCAGGACCGGCTGGCGGAGAAGGATTTCGTGCGCAAGCTCGGCATCGGCACCGCCGACTATGCCGACGTCACCTCGCTCGAGGGCCTGAAGCAGGCGGTGCTGAAGATCGGCCTGCCGGCGGTGCTGAAGACGCGGCGCTTCGGCTACGACGGCAAGGGCCAGGTGCTGATCCGCGCCAGCAACGGGCTGAAGGAAATCTGGGACGAGCTGGGAACCCACGCGGCGATCCTGGAAGCGTTCGTGCCGTTCGAGCGGGAAATCTCCGTGGTCGCCGCGCGCGGCTTCGACGGCCATGTGGAGTGCTACGACGTCACCGAGAACGAGCACCGCGACCACATCCTCAAGTTCTCGCATGTTCCCGCCAACATTCCGGACGAACTGGCCGCGCAGGCGCGCGACATCACCCGCCGGATCGCCGACGCGTTCGACTACACCGGCGTCCTCGCCGTCGAGATGTTCGTGCAGAATGGAACCGAACTGCTGGTCAACGAGATCGCGCCGCGGGTGCATAATTCCGGCCACTGGACGCTGGACGGCGCCTCCGTGTCGCAGTTCGAGCAGCATATCCGCGCCATCGCCGGCTGGCCGCTGGCGCCGCAGCAGCGGCATGGCGCCGTCACCATGACCAACCTGATCGGCAGCGACATCGAAGGCTACGCCGACTGGCTCGCCAAGCCCGGCGCCACCGTCCACCTCTACGGCAAGGGACCGGCCCGGGAGGGGCGCAAAATGGGCCATGTCACCGAGGTCCGCCCCGCCGAAAAACCGGCCAAAACCCCGGTTTAA
- a CDS encoding AsmA family protein, which yields MTTSPGLHRLGLKRLGLTIAALCGAILVAALAVTFLLDRGAMRAAVEAQVRAATGLELAVRADTTMSLFPTPSVTFHDVSLDTSGSRALNADALTANLRLVPLLLQRFEIADLVLTDARIIVKRAADGLSNWEPLVQRLERQLKSGTKDAVSFSEIRIENGVLIYQDEAHNIAETATGIDLSLAWPSISRSFAATGAFTWRGERIDSSVNIADFAAALAGERSGLRARFASAPFRLVFDGVVTNRSHLALDGSLSADSPSLREALRWTGHDLPRGGGFGRFALKARANLAGQALALTDVNVELDGNVAEGVMSYGGDGRQTVQGTLAAEALDVTPYVSTLRLMAGSSRDWSRQPFDLRSLTGNDLDLRLSAQRVSIGNTKIGRTALGLNVRNGTLMLSVGEAQMFGGIAKGSFGVVRSGTLADVKAQFQLADVDLEACLGQLFGMRRLSGRGTLGMLLEASGPNPFGLAQSVDGRATLTSSNGALTGFNVEQLLRRLERRPLSGAGDLRSGRTPFDKLNVAIRLNDGIATIEDVKLEGPTVHLTLAGTTSLPSREFDFKGVAGLVPAPGTTNAFELPFVIQGPWDDPLVFPDSDSLLRRSPASAPLLDAVRDSRAREAVKSAIERLTGSRGSPSAAGTPPATTQPN from the coding sequence TTGACGACATCCCCTGGTCTGCACCGCTTGGGACTCAAGCGCCTGGGACTGACGATCGCCGCACTATGCGGCGCGATCCTGGTCGCGGCGCTGGCGGTCACCTTCCTGCTCGATCGTGGCGCGATGCGCGCGGCCGTTGAGGCGCAAGTGCGCGCGGCCACCGGGCTCGAGCTCGCGGTGCGCGCCGACACCACGATGTCGCTGTTCCCGACGCCGTCGGTGACGTTCCACGACGTGAGCCTCGACACCTCGGGCAGCCGCGCGCTGAACGCCGACGCACTGACGGCCAATCTGCGGCTGGTGCCGCTGCTGCTGCAGCGGTTCGAAATCGCCGACCTCGTGCTCACGGATGCGCGCATCATCGTCAAACGCGCCGCCGACGGCCTGTCGAACTGGGAGCCGCTGGTGCAGCGGCTGGAACGGCAGCTCAAGAGCGGCACCAAGGACGCAGTGTCGTTCTCCGAAATCCGCATCGAGAACGGCGTCCTCATCTATCAGGACGAGGCCCACAACATCGCCGAGACCGCGACCGGCATCGACCTCTCGCTCGCCTGGCCGTCGATCTCGCGATCGTTCGCGGCCACCGGCGCATTCACCTGGCGCGGCGAGCGGATCGACTCCAGTGTCAACATCGCCGACTTCGCCGCCGCGCTCGCCGGCGAGCGCTCCGGCCTGCGCGCCCGCTTTGCCAGCGCGCCGTTTCGCCTGGTGTTCGACGGCGTCGTCACCAACCGCTCGCACCTTGCGCTCGACGGCAGCCTGAGCGCCGACTCGCCGTCGCTGCGCGAGGCGCTGCGCTGGACCGGACACGACCTGCCGCGAGGCGGCGGCTTCGGCCGCTTCGCACTGAAGGCCCGCGCGAACCTGGCCGGCCAGGCGCTGGCGCTGACCGACGTCAATGTCGAGCTCGACGGCAATGTCGCCGAGGGCGTGATGAGCTATGGCGGCGACGGCCGGCAGACCGTGCAGGGCACGCTCGCCGCCGAAGCGCTCGACGTCACTCCCTACGTCTCGACGCTGCGGCTGATGGCAGGCTCCTCGCGCGACTGGAGCCGGCAGCCGTTCGACCTGCGCAGCCTGACCGGCAACGATCTCGACCTGCGGCTGTCGGCGCAGCGGGTCTCGATCGGCAACACCAAGATCGGCCGCACCGCGCTCGGCCTCAACGTCCGCAACGGCACGCTGATGCTGAGCGTCGGCGAGGCGCAGATGTTCGGCGGCATCGCCAAGGGCTCGTTCGGCGTGGTCCGCTCCGGCACCCTTGCCGACGTCAAGGCGCAATTCCAGCTCGCCGATGTCGATCTCGAAGCCTGCCTCGGCCAGCTGTTCGGCATGCGGCGGCTGTCCGGGCGCGGCACGCTCGGCATGCTCCTGGAGGCGTCCGGTCCCAATCCCTTCGGCCTCGCGCAGTCGGTCGACGGCCGCGCGACACTCACCAGCAGCAACGGCGCGCTGACCGGTTTCAACGTCGAGCAACTGCTGCGGCGGCTGGAGCGGCGGCCGCTTTCCGGCGCCGGCGACCTGCGGTCGGGCCGGACGCCGTTCGACAAGCTCAATGTCGCGATCCGCCTCAACGACGGCATCGCCACCATCGAGGACGTCAAGCTGGAAGGGCCGACCGTGCACCTGACGCTGGCCGGCACCACCTCGCTGCCCTCGCGCGAATTCGATTTCAAGGGCGTCGCCGGCCTCGTGCCCGCGCCGGGGACGACGAATGCGTTCGAGCTGCCGTTCGTCATTCAGGGGCCGTGGGACGATCCGCTGGTGTTCCCCGATTCCGACAGCCTGCTGCGCCGCTCGCCGGCGTCGGCGCCGTTGCTCGACGCCGTCCGCGACAGCCGCGCGCGCGAGGCGGTGAAATCGGCGATCGAACGGCTGACCGGCAGCCGTGGCTCACCGTCGGCCGCTGGCACGCCGCCCGCGACGACACAGCCGAACTGA
- a CDS encoding NAD(P)/FAD-dependent oxidoreductase, whose protein sequence is MDHVECVVAGAGVVGLAIARQLADAGREVVVLEREGEIGTVTSSRNSEVIHAGIYYPRGSLMARFCVEGRKQLYRYCAERGVPHNACGKLIVATTATETEQLAAIAARAANNGVDDLRQLSADETRALEPALACTGALLSPSTGIIDSHAYMLALRGDAESAGAAFAFHAPLQNVAVTGHGLTLTVGGETPMALGCKLLINAAGHDAPAIARTIAQMPAERVPTPYRAKGSYFSCAVRAPFSRLIYPVPVAGGLGVHLTLDMGGAARFGPDVEWVDRFDYAVDPQRAAQFYPAIRKYWPALPDGALIPAYSGIRPKIVPPEVASQDFVIEGPADHGIAGLINLFGIESPGLTSSLAIAEHVAALAAAG, encoded by the coding sequence ATGGATCACGTCGAGTGCGTCGTCGCCGGTGCAGGTGTCGTCGGCCTTGCCATCGCGCGGCAGCTTGCGGACGCAGGCCGCGAGGTGGTCGTGCTGGAGCGCGAAGGCGAGATCGGCACCGTCACCTCGTCGCGCAACAGCGAGGTGATCCACGCCGGCATCTATTACCCGCGCGGCAGCCTGATGGCGCGCTTCTGCGTCGAAGGGCGCAAGCAGCTCTACCGTTACTGCGCCGAACGCGGCGTCCCGCACAACGCTTGCGGCAAGCTGATCGTCGCCACCACGGCTACGGAGACCGAACAGCTCGCTGCCATCGCCGCGCGGGCAGCCAACAACGGCGTCGACGACCTGCGCCAGCTGAGCGCCGACGAAACCCGCGCGCTTGAACCGGCGCTCGCCTGCACCGGCGCGCTGCTGTCGCCCTCCACCGGCATCATCGACAGCCACGCCTATATGCTGGCGCTGCGCGGCGACGCCGAGAGCGCAGGCGCGGCCTTCGCCTTCCACGCGCCGTTGCAGAACGTCGCCGTTACCGGCCATGGTTTGACGCTGACGGTCGGCGGCGAAACGCCGATGGCGCTCGGCTGCAAGCTCCTGATCAACGCCGCGGGCCATGACGCGCCGGCGATCGCGCGGACCATCGCGCAGATGCCGGCGGAGCGGGTGCCGACGCCCTACCGCGCCAAGGGCAGCTATTTCAGCTGCGCGGTGCGGGCGCCGTTTTCGCGGCTGATCTATCCCGTGCCGGTGGCGGGCGGCCTCGGCGTTCACCTGACCCTCGACATGGGCGGCGCGGCCCGGTTCGGGCCGGACGTCGAATGGGTCGATCGCTTCGACTACGCGGTCGATCCGCAACGCGCCGCGCAGTTCTATCCGGCGATCCGCAAATACTGGCCGGCGCTGCCCGACGGCGCGCTGATCCCGGCCTATTCCGGCATCCGGCCGAAGATCGTGCCGCCGGAAGTGGCCTCGCAGGACTTCGTCATCGAAGGACCGGCCGATCACGGCATCGCCGGCCTGATCAACCTGTTCGGGATCGAATCGCCGGGGCTGACCTCGTCCCTCGCGATCGCCGAGCATGTGGCAGCACTCGCCGCGGCGGGCTGA